AGAAGCTGATGCCACAGTCGCTACCGCGGAGTCCTGTACCGGCGGCCTTGTCGGGTCGAAAATAACGGACATACCCGGTTCGAGCGACTACTTCGACCGCTCGCTGGTTACCTACTCCTACGAGGCCAAGCGAGAGCTGCTCGCCGTCTCGCGGGAATCGCTGGACGCCCACGGCGCAGTCTCAGAACCGGTCGCTGTCGAAATGGCTCAGGGCGCTCGTGATACCGCCAGGACAGACTGGGGCGTCGCCACGACTGGCGTGGCCGGGCCGAGCGGCGGCTCGTCGGAAACGCCCGTCGGGACGGTGTACATCGCCGTCGCCGAGGCCGCCCCGTGGGGGACCAACGAGTCCGGCGTGACAGTGTCCCGCTACGAGTTCGATGGCACCCGTCGCGAGGTCAAAGCGGCCATCGCGACACAGGCGCTCCGGGACCTGGAAACCGCCCTACAGGAGTAGTAAGCTCTTTCAGTTGGGACACAGACGGTCCGGTAGATGAACAAACGTGGGCACGTCCTGAACGCCGTCCTCCTGAGCATCGGACTGGGATACGTCCTTGACCCCTCGGGCGACGTGACGACATTCGCGACAATCACGGAAGTGTTCCTTCCCGTCGTTCTGGGCGCACTGTTCCCCGATGTCGACACCGCCTTCGGCAAGCACCGCAAGACGCTGCACAACATCCCTGTCCTCGTGATCTTCCTGGCCCATCCGCTGTATCACGGCGGCAATCTCCAGTGGGTGTGGCTCGGCGTCCTCACCCACTACGTGCTGGACTACTTCGGTTCCCGCCGAGGCATCGCACTGTTTTACCCCATCTCGGACAAAGAGTACGGGTCACCGACGGGTGTGACGACTTCCAGTGAGTATGCGGAGGTTGTCACCGTCGCGATTACCATCTTCGAACTGGCCGCGGTCGGGCTGTTGATACATGTGCTCCCACAGTACCTGCCGCCGTCGGTCCGTACCTTCGTCGTCGAGAACAGCGCGTTTCTGGTTTAGTACACTTTCACGTCGTCGAACCGACCGCTGTACGCGACGTGGTCCGGATGAGTCGGCTCGGTCCCCTGCAGCATCAGCCGGTCGAACTTTCCCCAGGTGTTTTCCAGCCCCAGATGCGCCCACTCGACTGCCCGGCGGATGTCGTGTGAGATGCCGTCGCGATGGAACAGCGACCGCTCCACGTCGTCTTTCAGCGCCGCACTGAGCGCCGCCACGTCCTCGAACGCCTCGGTAAAGGTCACGTACGCCTCGCCGACGGTACCACGGACGTGGGCATACGACGAGACGAACGGCTCGTGGCCGGTCTCCGACGTGAACGACTGCGCGCGGTCTCGGTGGTGGGACAACTGCTTGGGGTTGTACACTTCCAGCGCGTCGATGCTGTCGTCGTACGCTTCGATGTCGTCGAGTCCGAGGCTCACATTGAGAAATCCGGGATGGGGGACGAGCACGGCTGCGTCCTGACGGTCCAGCTCTCGCATCGCGCCGTCGAAGGTAATGAAATCCGGGATCGGCTCTTCGAGTCCAATACCCAGTACGTGCCGGCGCTGTTGCCAGGTGCCAGTAAATATCTCTCTGGCTGGAAACACAGTCAGCTCTTCGTCGGAAAACGCCTCTGCTTGCCGCCGTATCTCCGGCAGCCGCGTGAAATGCGGTGCGTACACCAGCGCGTCGAGACCACGTGCCTTCGCACGCTCGACGACCCCGTCGTCGAGCACTTTCACGTGGAGATCAACGGCGTACCCCTCGGGTTGCACGGTGAACGCTAACTCCGTACTGCCATTAGGGGTTTCCGTTTTGGCAGTCTGAGAGACAGACTTCTGACAGGTGGCAGCCAACGTTTTTAACCCCGGGTCGCCTGCCACTGAGCAAATGCCACGCTGGGAGTGCGACATCGAAGGGGACGACAGACAGTTCGACCGCGTCGAGGAGCTTATCATCCACCAGTCGGTTGAGCATGACCGCATCGAGTGCAAGGTCTGCGGTGCCGTCGTCCCCGACGGCTACTTCGCTATCAAGCACGCCTTCGACGAACACTCCCGCGCGGAGTACGTTCGCGCCTACGACGCCTCCGCCGCCGAGGTCCGTCGTCGTGAACAGATAAAAGAATCCGTTGAGGCCGCCGCCAACATGAGCGAGGTCATCGACCGATTGGAAGGCGGCGAAGCGTAGCAACTACCGCTGTTTTACGACGGTGCCTGACTTTGCTCGACAATGATTGCCAACTAGTCTGAAAACGCTTGATTGCTCCCTTGCGGGTCGCTACGCATCCGTTCGAATTGCACGAGACCCGTTCGCCTACCGCTCTTCGGAGTCGAGAACGCGAATCTGGTCGCCACGCACGGTGACCGGAATCGGGACCGTCGCCTCCTACTGTTCCACCTTTTTCTTCGTCGGGTGCGCTCACTGTGCTCGCGCACCACTCCTCGAAAAACGTGGGCGAAAACGCGGGCCCTCAGTCGTTCAGGCCCGTGAACTACCGGCTCCGCCGGTGGATATGGGTCTACCGCTCTTCGGAGTCCAGCACTCGAATCTGGTCACCACGCACGGTAACCGGAATCGGGACCGTCGCCTCGTACAGTTCGACGGTGACCTGGTCCTTGCCCTCGTCGATGCGCTGGACCTGCGCCTTCTCGCCCTTGAACGGGCCGGCGATGAGTTCGACGATGTCGCCCTCCGCGATGCCTTCCACGTCCGGTTTCGGCGAGAGGAAGTGCTCGACTTCCGCCATCGAGGACTCCCCCTGCACGACGCCGTTGGCGTGGGGGATCTCGTCGAGGATGCGGTCGAAGACGTTGTGATCGTCCGCTTCGACCATCACGTAGCTCGTGAGCGAGTCCGGCGCGAGCGCGGCGTGGATCTCGTCTTCCTCGCGGGAGATGATCATGTCTGCGACGGTGCGTTCCTGGCTGGCCGTGGTTTTGACTGCGTAGATTCCCATCGGTTTACACCGGCTTGCTGCCAGGGATGAAGGTCATCACGGCGAAGATGATGAACCCGAGCAGTCCGACCAGCGCGATGCCCGCGCCGGCGATTTTCGCGATCTGGGAGAACTCCTCCCACGACGGCGTACTCGCCAGTTTGAGTACGCGGATGTAGGAGGTGAGATCGTATGGAACGTCCATAGCGGGTCGTACCCACTGGTGGCTTTTCTATATTGTGGTGCGCGGCGACGAGTCCGAACCCGTCACAGAGCGAGCTGTACAGCGTCACAGAAAAAAAGTAGCCGACAGAACGGGGCGATAACCGGGACGAGCGTTCCCGAACGTTCGGTTAGTCGTCGGTCAACGCAGTCCCGTCCGATCCGTGTGTCCCAAGGTCGCTACCGTCACCGGCATCGCCGGTTTCGAACTGGTCGATGAGGTCCTTGAGGTCGGTCGCCTGACTGGAGAGCGACTGTATCTTCTCGGTGACCTCCGTGATCGACGCCGTCTGTTCCTCGGCGGACGCGGCGACGTTCTCGGCCTCTGCGGATGTCTCCTCGCTGATCGAGCCGACTTCCTCGGCCATCGAGACGACCTCTTCCATCGAGGCCGCCTGCTCGTCGGTCGCGTCGCTGATAGCCTGCACGCCGTCGTTTGCCTCGTTGACCTGCTGGACGATACTGGTCAGCGAGTCGGTCGCGTTTTCGACCGTTTTCTTCCCGGTGTCGACGCTCTCACCCATCTCCTGCATGTCCTCGACAGTGGTGTCGGTCCGGGACCGAATGTCGTCGATCATCGACTCGATATCGGTCGTCGCTTCCTGGGTTTCCTCGGCGAGCGTCTTGATCTCGCGGGCCACGACGGCGAACCCTTCGCCCGCCTCACCGGCCCGAGCGGCTTCGATGTTCGCGTTGAGCGCGAGCATGTTCGTCTGCTCCGCGATTTCGTCGATGAGCGTCGTGACTTCGCCAATGCGCTCCATCTCCTCTGCGAGGGACTCCACCTGTTCGATAGCTTCGGTGGACTTCCGTTCGAGCGCCTCGATTTCGGCGGCGGCCTGCTCGGCGTATTCGCGGCCGGACTCGCCGTCGTTGACGGCCTGCTGGGACTTCGACGCGACTTCGTCGGTCGACGAGGTGATTTCCTCGACAGTCGCCGACAGGTCGGTCATCTCGTCGCTCACCTGCTGGATGTTCCGGTTTTGCTCGTCAGCGCCTTCGGCGATCTGTTGCACCGACTCGCTCACCGACTCGCTAGCCGACCGCACTTCCTGTGCGCTCGCGGAGATCGTTTCCGTCGAACTGTCGACGGTTCCGGCGAACCCTTCGATGCGGTTGACCGTCCGTTCGAGCTCCGTGATCATCTCGTTGAAGCTCTCTGCGATGTCGACCATCGCGTCGTAGTCGCTGTCGGTGGCCATCCGCTGGGTGAGGTCCCCGGCCGCCGACTTGTCCATCACGTCGCTGAACTCGGCCGCCTTCGCTTCGAGGGCGGACGCCATCGCCTCGGCGTCTTCCTTCGCCGCCTCCGCCTCGTCTCTGGCGGCTTCGACGTCGGTAATCAACGTCTGGATGTCCTCGCCCATCTCCTCCAGCGCCGCGCCGAACTCACCGGGGATGCTCTCGTCGAGCGCCGGGTCGTCGAACCGCTTGTCAGCGAGCGCGTCGGCCTGATTCGCAGCGGTCGTCAGGTACGCCTGCATCGACGCGAATGAGTCGTACAGTTGCCCCATCTCGTCGACGCGCGTGGTCTCGGGGAGGGTGCTGTTGATCTCACCGGCGGCGATGTCCTCGGCGCTTTCGGCCACGCGGGAGAGCGCGTTCGCGGTTCCGCGCCCGATTGTCACGCCGACGACGAACAGTGCCCCCACGGCAAGCGCCAGGAGGAGCGCGATGTTCTCGGAGACAGCCGACTGCAGGGCGAACGCGCGGTCCTGCGGGACGTGATACAGCAACGCCCACTCAGTGCCGGTGACCGGCGTGTACGCCATCACGTACTGCCCGTCTTCCATGCCCGTTCTGGCGGAGACGGACTTGTAGCCGGTTTCGCCGTTCAGTGCCGCTTCGACGCTCGTGTCGGTCGCGTCCCCGGTCGCTGCGTACTCTTCGAGAATCGAACTCTTCCGGTTGTCGAGAATGATCTGTCCGTTCGACCCGACGACCTTCACGTCGCCGGTCGCAAACGGTGACGTGAACTCGTGGGAGCGCGCTTCGAGCGACGCCGTCAGCACGACGTATTCGTCGCTGCCGGAGACAGGCTGGACGAACGCAATAACCGATTCGTTACTGCTCTTGTACGCTTCGGACGTGCCCGTCGGACCCGACGAGACGACTGCACCACTCGCGTCGGTCCACGGATCGTCGACGTTGCTCAGTGCGACGCCGTTCAGTTCGTCGTCGGTGCTGGCGGTGACTGTACCGTCAGCGGCGTCGACGTAATGAAGCGCCCGGACGTCTCCCGGTAACCCAATGAGCTTCTGTTCGAGCCACCGCTGGTGTTCTCTGTCAGAGGTGGACTCGGACCGATCACCGATAGACGCCGCGAGAAACGACGCCGTCGACTGCTTGTTCGAGACCCAAGTTGAGACGGAACTCGATTGGGACTCCGCGACACCGCGGATTTGATCCTCTGTCTGTGACTCAACTAGCGCCCCCGTTTCGAGGTTGATGGCTGCCCCACCGAGTGCGAGCAAGACGACCACGCCGAGCAACAGGACGCCGAACTTCGCCGCGTACCGACGCCGAATGACGTCAGGGAGCGCACGCTCCGTTGCCTGAACCAGCCGGCTCGGGAGCGAACTCATCGGGACCCTCCCGATTTGAAGAACTGTGGTTGCAATAGCTCCAGCGACTCGACTGACCCGTTAGTGACCCGCTCGATCAGGTACGAACTCAGCGGTTCGAGGTCAGCCGTCAGGTCGACGCTTCCGGACGCACCCTGGTAATTCACTGCCCGGCCTGCTTCAGTGAGTGACCGAACACGACCGAAGTCGCCGACAGAGACAGTGTGTCCAGACCCGCCGGAAACCGACTGAATGGTCTCGGCGATTGCCGGACCGCTGGCTTCACCGGCCTGTTCAGCGGCACACGCCATCAAAAACAGCGCGTCGTACGCATTGACCGAGTACGCTCTGGGCTGGTCGATATCCGAGAGCCGGCGGACGAGTTCGAAGTACGCTTGCGTCCGTGCAGAGGACAGCGACGCGCTGTAGAACCCGTCGTAGTACGACGGGAGGTCACCGCCGAACATCCCCGCAGACAGCACCCATGGAACGTCGTACTCCGACTGGTTGTACGCATCAAGGATACCGCGCTCCTGGCCGGAGACGCTGGTGAAGCTGACGGCATCAGGGTCGTTCTGGAACACGTCTGCGAGCGTGTCGTCGAACGATCCCGACGACGGGTCATATCGGATATCGGCGACGATATCGGCGTTCAGTGCCTCACGCTGTGCGTCCGCCAGTCCGGCACCGAAGGAGTTGTCGATGCTCAGTAACGCGACGGAGTCCGCATCGATGTACAGCGGGTCGTCGACGGCCTTCGCCATCACCACTGCCTGCGTCCCGTCGCTCGGCACTGTTCGGCCGAAGTATTTCCGGCCGTTGGCCCGGCCGGCAGTCGATAGCTGCGGGGCAGTACTGGCGGGGCTGACCTCCATAATTTCGTCGCTGGCTGCCTCCGGAGCGAGCGCGAGCGACGCGTCACTGACGAGGCCGCCGACGAAGCCGATGACACCACGGTCGACGAGTGCTCCGTACTGCTCTACCGCGGTTTCGGCGTTCGCCTCGGTATCGAGAATGGTCACTTCGACGTCGTTACCGCCGATACCACCGGCGGCGTTGACGTCGCTTGCCGCCTGCTCGACCATGCGCTTGCCGTGTTGTCCGAGTGGGGCGAGCGCACCACTGAGTGGAAGGAGTGCACCGAACTGAACAGTGTCACCGCCTCCGCTCAGAGAGCCGAGACAACCGGATGAGAGTCCCAAGCTCCCAACGGCCAGACACTTTTTGAGAACATTACGCCTCGAATCTGAGTACATGCGAAGAGAGTTAGAATTTCCGGATAAACGCTTTTCGGCGAGAGTATCATTTATGATAGCATACGTGTGGATATAAATTCATTTACCGGCAGCTAGGGAGAGTCAGAAAACTGAGACGACGAGGCAGTTCAGTCGACGTAGTCGATGTCTTCACCGAGTTGCTGGGCGGCCTTCTCCTGTTCGGCCTCGCTCTGGCCGTAGATCTGTGGGCTCTCGACGCCGGTGACGACGATCATCGTCTCCATCTTGCCCTCGAACTCGTTGTTGACCGACGCGCCCCAGATGATGCGAGCGTCGGGATCGATGCGGTCGTAGATCTCCTCGACGACGCCCTCGGCTTCCTCGATGCTCATGTCGGGGCCGCCGACGACGTTGACGAGCGCGGAGTTCGCACCGTCGAACTCCACGTCAAGTAGCGGCGAGCGGAGCGCCGAGCGGATGGAGTCTTGGGCCTTGTTCTCGGAGTCGGACTCGCCGAGGCCGATCATCGCGACACCGCCGTTCTCCATGATGGTCCGAACGTCGGCGAAGTCCACGTTGACGAGGCCGGGCTTGGTGATCAGTTCGGTCATGCCCTTGACCGAGCGCATCAGCACACGGTCGCAAATCTTGAACGCGTCCTGCAGCGGCATCGACGGCGCATAGTCCAGCAGGCGGTCGTTCGGCACGACGATGACCGTATCGGAGACCGAACGGAGTCGTTCGAGGCCAGCGTCGGCGTTGGCACGGCGGCGTTCACCCTCCGCGGTAAACGGAATCGTGACGATAGAAATGGTGAGTGCGCCGGCTTCCTGCGCGGCCTGTGCGACGACCGGGGCCGCGCCGGTGCCGGTGCCGCCGCCGAGACCTGCGGTGACGAACACCATGTCTGAGCCGTCGATAGACTGCTGGATGTCCTCGATGTCCTCCTGGGCGGCCTCCTCGCCGATTTTCGGGACCGAACCCGCGCCGCGGCCGCCGGTGCGCTTGCGGCCGATGAGAATCTTGGTGTCGGCGGCCACCTCGTCGGCGAGGTGCTGTGCGTCGGTGTTTGCGGCGACGAGTTTGGCCCCGTGGATGCCCTCCTCCATCATCCGGGTGACCGTGTTCCCGCCAGCACCGCCACAGCCGACGACCGTGATCTTCGTTTCCAGGTCCTTGACGACGCTTGCCAGTTCCTCGTCGGACATCGTCCCGGACGTGGACATGTCTTGAGACGGCGTCGATGTCGTTTCGTCGACAGTTCCGCCAGCCGCGTCCTCCCCGTCTTGTTCTGCCTCGTCGATAGCGTCGTCAATTATCGAATCCATAATTTAAAACCCCCTTGCAGACGAACAGTTATTAGTTTTCCCCCTACGTCTGACGCACGTCTGACGTGTTGAGTCATAGTTTTACCGGCTGACGCGCCAGTGTTCACAGCGTATATCGACGTATACGCTCGCGCTGGAACCGCTCCGGGTCAATCTCTTCGCCGTCGATTTCGACGGATTGGCCCGAGGCGAGTTTCCCGAACTTGGGCCCTTCGGGGATACCGGCCGTTCGTGCGAGGTCCGGGTCGAACGCCGTCTCCCGGGCGACCAGTTCGTCCGCGGTCCAGTCGACGCTGTCGAAGCGCCGTTCGAGGATTTCGACCAGCGGTTCGACGACCGCTTCTATTTCTGTCGCCGCCGGACAGACAATCGGTCCGGTGAGGACAGTCCCGTTTTGCTCGGTCGCGTACGCGATGGACTGGCGTTCGATAGTCTCACGCAGTGCCTCGCTATCGACGCCGCGCACGTCGGAAATAAGCTCGTTCGGGAGGTCGATTACGGTCCATTCCCCGTCGTACCCGGACGCAAGCTCTCCGAACCTGAGACCATCGTCGACCGGCCGGACAGCGTCTTCCAGCGTCTCGACGAGGCCCAGGTCGACACCGGTCGTCTCCCGAACGAACGTCTCACTGACGACGCGGTAGCCCAGCGACTCGATGGCGGCCGTGAGGTCCGGCCGGTCGCCCTCCATGAGAGCGTAGTCGGCCGCGCTGGCACGGAAGGCGCGGTCGAGCACTGTGTCGCGCTCCGCGTCGCTGACGGCCCACTCCGCCAGCGCGTCCAACGACCAGTTGGCGGCGATGTGGCCGACCGCCCAGTCCGTCTCACGAACAACTCGCTCGAACCGCGGGGCGTAGTGGCCGCCGCCGACCCCGAGGAGGTGGCGGCGCGTCCCGTTCTCACGCGGCCTGTCAGCCGGTTCGTCGGCGAGGTCCAGTATCGCTCTGGCAGCGGCCTCGGCGGCGTCGGGGTCCTCCCACTGTGGCTCCGCACTGCCGACCTCGACAAACATCGACGGGACACCGACTGCTGTCGGGCCGTGGTGCGTACACTCCATCCCGACTTCGTAGTCCGGCGGAGCGTGGCGCTGGAGTGCCGACACCACGGCCTTGTGAGCCCCGGGACAGGCGCGGGCGAACTGCCCGTCTTCGCCGCCGTACTCCGCGACACCGAAGTTTCCGGTGTGGTGGGCTGTCAGGAGCTCGTCCGTCTCGCCGGCGTGTTTTGAGGCGAACACCAGCAGGTCCGGGTCGTCGAACGCTGCCGCGACGTTTTCGATGTCCAGATGTAACGCCTCGAACTCGCGGAGTTCCACGCTGTCAATCTGGTACACCGTACCGCCGCCTTCGTCGTCGGGCCGCGTTTCGTCGATGCTCGTTTCCCAGTCCCGCAATGAGCGCAGGTGCTCTCCGATGTGCATCGATGCCGCGTCGGCGTGTGAGACAACGATTCCGAGCATCAATCGGCGTTCTCCAGATGGACCGGTTCACGACCCACCGCGGACCGGACGGCGTCACCGGCCAGCCCAAGCAGGTGTTTCAGCGCTTCGCGGCGCTGGACGAACAGTCCGACCCCGAGGAGGACGTACAGCCCTGTATACGCCAGCAGAAGGTCGTGACTCGATATCGGCAGAGCGAGAAGGTCCCTGATGATGGCGAACTCCAGAACCACCTGCGAGATGAACAGCGCGAACAGCCCGATTGCTTCCCGGATACTGATCTCGAAGTTGACCAGAATGGCGAGCGCAAAGAAGGACTGGGCCGCTGTAATCCAGATCTCCGCGCCCTGTCTGGCGTCGAACGGCAGGACGCCGTACCCGCCGAGTGCGATGGAGTACACCACTGCGATGGTCCCGATGAGCAGCGTCCACTGATTGAGTTTCGAGGAAATGAGGGCGTTGAACCCCGCCGTCGAGCGGGCCTTGTTGACCAGCACGGCGACGACAATGAGCTCAGGTGACTCACTGGCCAGCGGGGCGACCCACTGGATCATGAAGAACTCGGGAATCCCGTTCGCGACACCGATCTCTTCGAGACCGTGGGCGAACGGCTCAACCGCGGTGAAAATCATTGCGCCGGAGTAGCCAAACAACGCCAAGACGACGAGTGGCCGCCACGGCAGCGACCACTCCTGGAAGTACTTTGGGACGCCGACGGTGTGCTCGCTGTGTTCGATATCGGACTTGAGCACGAGGCCGATGTACGCGACGTAGAGGCCCACCAGAAACAGCGTATCGAAGATACCGATACCGCCGCCGAGAGGGACAAGAAACGCCCACAGCGTCGCCAGAAAGAGGAAGGAGATCTCGGTTGCGATGTCGGTGTCCAGCTGGACGGCGTCTTTCAGGAAGCCGTCGCGTTTCGTGACTGCGGGGTCCCGTGTCTTTGCGGCGCGCCAGACGGTGAACACGGCGATACCCGCCCAGCCGATACCGATGAGGATGCGGTTCGCGCCGGTCATGTTCGCAATCGCGAGGTTCGCGTCGTGACAGGCGCGAGCGAGCCCCCCGCTTGCGGACTCGATTTCTGCCGCCGTGAACTGGCGACAGGCCTCCGTCGTCGCCCCACCAGCCCCGGCGTTCCAGGCGTACAGCGCGTCAACGGCGTACTCGGGAGCCACGGCGAGAATGGCGAGGACGGCGATAGCGAACGCCCTCGGTACGTCTTTCTCGGCGGTTTCAGCGCCCCAGGCCAAGAGGAACGACGCCCCGAGGACGGCGAGCCCACTGACCGCGACGGTGGTCACGTTCCCGACCTCAATGCCGGAGATAAATAGGTAAATCCAGCCGACAGTCAGGGCCAGCGCGACTGCGACTTGCATCAGTGGATGGCGAAAACGACTCACTGTCGGAAGTGTGGCTGGGTCTGGCTGAAAAGCTTGCGAAAGTGTCGGCTGCAGACCGTGCTTCCCACAGAGCGTGGCGTTCATACGACCGGGGCGCGCTGGCGTTGGTATGGACGTTTACGGACTCATCGGGAACCCGGTCGGGCACTCGCTGTCGCCGCCGATGCACGAGGCGGGCTACGAGGCACTGGGACTTGACGCGCGCTACGTCACGTTCGAACCGTCGGCTGACGCCGGTGCCGAAGCCGTCGAAGCGGCGGAGACGCTCGGAATCGACGGCCTCAACGTTACCATCCCGTTCAAGCAGGACGTACTCGACGCCGTCGACCCCGCGCCGCTCGCCGAGCGCATCGGCGCGGTCAACACCATTGATTTCGCGGGTGAGACGCCGACGGGCTACAACACCGACGCGGTCGGTGCGGTCCGAGCGCTGGACCACCACGACGTGTCGCTGTCGGGTACGGCGGTCGTCGTTGGGGCCGGCGGTGCGGGGCGAGCGGCCGCGTTCGGTCTCGCCGACGAGGGGCTGTCGGTGCGGATCGCGAACCGGACCGAGTCTAAAGCCGACGCGCTCGCCGATGAAGTCCCGGACGCCTCCGGCCACGGGCTCGATTCGCTCTCCGACCTGCTCGCAAACGCCGACATCCTCGTCAACTGCACCAGCGTCGGCATGGAGGAGGACAAGACGCCGGTCCCCGCCGACGCGTTACACAGCGACCTCGCGGTGCTCGATGCGGTGTACACGCCAATCGAGACCCGTCTGCTACAGGACGCGGCGGCCGCGGGCGCAACGACCGTTGACGGCGCGTGGATGCTCCTGTATCAGGGGGTTGAAGCGTTTGAACGCTGGACTGGCGAGGACGCACCTGTAGACAGGATGAACGGCCGATTGCGCGAACACTTGTAACGGAGCGGTCACCAGCAAGAGATTTGTGTTGGGGATAAATACGTTCATGTATGGGTCTGCTTCAGAAATTGAAATCTGCCCTCGGGCTTGACGGGACTGGGTCATCCACGTCGGGAACCAATCGCGACGTGGACGTGACTGTCGAGCGAGAGCCCTCTACTGAAGACGAAGACGCTGTGAAGGGGACGAACACCGCGACGACTACCGAGACCCACACATCCGATACCGCGGACGGGGCCGGGACTGAATCAGGGGATGGGAGTGCAACATCTGCTCAGACAGACGAGTCGGAGACTACTGAGTCACCGACTACCGACGACGAATCGACATCTGCGACCGATGCTTCTCCAGCAGGGTCCGAGCAAGAACCAGTGGTCGACGACGAAGCCAGCGACTCGGAAGCCACCGCTGACGAAGAACCGGCCGAGGCTGATGCCGAGACTGAGGACGAGGAAAGTACTGCCCCAGTCACGGAAATAAAGGGTATCGGTCCCGCCTACGCCGACCGACTCGCCGATATCGGTATCGAGACGGTGGGCGAACTGGCCGCTGCGGATGCAGCGGACATCGCCGCAGACACCGACCTCTCAGAGAGCCGTGTTTCGGGCTGGATCGAGCGGGCCGAAGACTTCTGAAACCGTTGACGTTCCGTCTTTTTGCGCCGAACCGCAAGGGAATTAGTCGCCGCACTGTTTTCGTTCGGTAATGCAATCGGTCGAAACCGACCGGACCACGTTCACCGACCTTGCGGCCGACGCGCATCCAGCGGCGCGCGTCCCTGTCGAGGTTCGAGTGGACGTCGATGACCCGTTTCTCGCCTATCGCCGGGCGCGCGACGAAACTGGCGGCGTGTATCTGGCGACGACCGGCGGCCAGTCGGGGTGGGGTTACTTCGGGACCGCTCCGGCGGACTTCCGCGAGGTCGACCCCCGAGCTGGCGGGACCCTCGCCGCACTGACTGAGTTTCTCGACGGCGAGCGGCTGGTCCGTGGTGACTGCGACGTGCCGTATCCCTGCGGAGCCGTTGGATGGCTCTCCTACGACGTGGCGCGGGAACTGGAGTCACTGCCCGACAGCGCCGATGCCGACCGCGCGCTCCCAAACCTGCAGGTGGCCCGCTACGACCGCTTCGCCGCTTGGGAGGAACCCCGCGGTGAGTCGGTGACGCTGCGCGTGACAGCCTGCCCGCGGGTCGACGACTTTGAAACGCCCGAACTGGCCTACGAGTTCGGCAAGCAACACGCTCTGGACCTGGCCCGGGCGGCCGTGCAGGGTGACCCCGCCGTCGGGGACCCGCCGGTCGAGGCCGACGAAGCCACGTTCGAGAGCGACTGCACGCCCGAGGCCTTCGCTGACCGAGTCCAAACGGTCAAGCAGTACATCCGCGACGGCGACACGTTTCAGGCGAACGTCTCACAGCGTCTCCGCGCACCCGCCGCAGTCCATCCCGTCGAGGCGTTCGACGCGCTTCGAACTGTGAACCCCGCACCGTACTCTGCCCTGCTTGAGTTCCCTGGCGTTGACCTCGTCAGCGCCAGCCCGGAACTCCTCTTGCACCGCGACGGCGACCGTATCGAGACCGAACCCATCGCTGGCACCCGCCCGCGGGGCGAGACGCCCGACGCTGACGACCGACTGGAAGCGGACCTGCTCGACGACGGGAAGGAGCGGGCCGAACACGCGATGCTCGTCGAT
The genomic region above belongs to Haloarcula hispanica ATCC 33960 and contains:
- a CDS encoding methyl-accepting chemotaxis protein translates to MSSLPSRLVQATERALPDVIRRRYAAKFGVLLLGVVVLLALGGAAINLETGALVESQTEDQIRGVAESQSSSVSTWVSNKQSTASFLAASIGDRSESTSDREHQRWLEQKLIGLPGDVRALHYVDAADGTVTASTDDELNGVALSNVDDPWTDASGAVVSSGPTGTSEAYKSSNESVIAFVQPVSGSDEYVVLTASLEARSHEFTSPFATGDVKVVGSNGQIILDNRKSSILEEYAATGDATDTSVEAALNGETGYKSVSARTGMEDGQYVMAYTPVTGTEWALLYHVPQDRAFALQSAVSENIALLLALAVGALFVVGVTIGRGTANALSRVAESAEDIAAGEINSTLPETTRVDEMGQLYDSFASMQAYLTTAANQADALADKRFDDPALDESIPGEFGAALEEMGEDIQTLITDVEAARDEAEAAKEDAEAMASALEAKAAEFSDVMDKSAAGDLTQRMATDSDYDAMVDIAESFNEMITELERTVNRIEGFAGTVDSSTETISASAQEVRSASESVSESVQQIAEGADEQNRNIQQVSDEMTDLSATVEEITSSTDEVASKSQQAVNDGESGREYAEQAAAEIEALERKSTEAIEQVESLAEEMERIGEVTTLIDEIAEQTNMLALNANIEAARAGEAGEGFAVVAREIKTLAEETQEATTDIESMIDDIRSRTDTTVEDMQEMGESVDTGKKTVENATDSLTSIVQQVNEANDGVQAISDATDEQAASMEEVVSMAEEVGSISEETSAEAENVAASAEEQTASITEVTEKIQSLSSQATDLKDLIDQFETGDAGDGSDLGTHGSDGTALTDD
- a CDS encoding transcription elongation factor Spt5 — protein: MGIYAVKTTASQERTVADMIISREEDEIHAALAPDSLTSYVMVEADDHNVFDRILDEIPHANGVVQGESSMAEVEHFLSPKPDVEGIAEGDIVELIAGPFKGEKAQVQRIDEGKDQVTVELYEATVPIPVTVRGDQIRVLDSEER
- a CDS encoding PHP-associated domain-containing protein, translating into MQPEGYAVDLHVKVLDDGVVERAKARGLDALVYAPHFTRLPEIRRQAEAFSDEELTVFPAREIFTGTWQQRRHVLGIGLEEPIPDFITFDGAMRELDRQDAAVLVPHPGFLNVSLGLDDIEAYDDSIDALEVYNPKQLSHHRDRAQSFTSETGHEPFVSSYAHVRGTVGEAYVTFTEAFEDVAALSAALKDDVERSLFHRDGISHDIRRAVEWAHLGLENTWGKFDRLMLQGTEPTHPDHVAYSGRFDDVKVY
- a CDS encoding metal-dependent hydrolase, yielding MNKRGHVLNAVLLSIGLGYVLDPSGDVTTFATITEVFLPVVLGALFPDVDTAFGKHRKTLHNIPVLVIFLAHPLYHGGNLQWVWLGVLTHYVLDYFGSRRGIALFYPISDKEYGSPTGVTTSSEYAEVVTVAITIFELAAVGLLIHVLPQYLPPSVRTFVVENSAFLV
- a CDS encoding DUF7565 family protein codes for the protein MPRWECDIEGDDRQFDRVEELIIHQSVEHDRIECKVCGAVVPDGYFAIKHAFDEHSRAEYVRAYDASAAEVRRREQIKESVEAAANMSEVIDRLEGGEA
- a CDS encoding CinA family protein codes for the protein MTDDTADPVEKRVGKRLREADATVATAESCTGGLVGSKITDIPGSSDYFDRSLVTYSYEAKRELLAVSRESLDAHGAVSEPVAVEMAQGARDTARTDWGVATTGVAGPSGGSSETPVGTVYIAVAEAAPWGTNESGVTVSRYEFDGTRREVKAAIATQALRDLETALQE
- a CDS encoding protein translocase SEC61 complex subunit gamma codes for the protein MDVPYDLTSYIRVLKLASTPSWEEFSQIAKIAGAGIALVGLLGFIIFAVMTFIPGSKPV